A single region of the Nitrospirota bacterium genome encodes:
- a CDS encoding diguanylate cyclase: protein MSKQKNSHAAKINDQAACPVILIVEDEEGLNHLIKKVLGREGFVTEGVLNGEDAIRRISNDTDVILILDFVLPDMTGKEVITSLAKKGIKVPFIIITGHGDESLAVDMMKLGAKDYIVKGSELAGILPHVLNRVAYEIEQEHKLVEAQKAAAEKQAELSVLYKVSSALSQTLDIEKLFDIIFHTITGLDMFDIQEKGGIFMIDEDRMTLVSHLGHPDSFIESHKGMRVGDCLCGIAAKRGEILVSKNSHHDDRHTIRYPEIAPHGHIIIPLKARGSVVGVLYLYMDVDFDLPDGKLRLLDSIGNQIGISIDNARLYEETKKSSLHDPLTGLANRRMMHIVFGRVMAEAKRTEKPFSVIMIDIDRFKEFNDTRGHSAGDKLLEELADLIIKESREVDLVVRYGGEEFLIILPDTTLEMAREAAERIRKAVESRTEVTISLGAAAYSKETVNEEHLTNKADSALYLAKRNGRNRVEVSR from the coding sequence ATGAGTAAGCAGAAGAATTCTCATGCGGCAAAAATAAATGATCAGGCTGCGTGTCCTGTGATCCTTATTGTTGAGGACGAAGAAGGCCTGAACCACCTCATTAAAAAGGTCCTCGGCAGAGAGGGGTTTGTGACCGAAGGAGTTCTCAACGGGGAAGACGCCATCCGCAGGATCAGCAATGATACTGACGTGATCCTGATCCTGGACTTTGTGCTCCCTGACATGACCGGCAAAGAGGTCATCACATCTCTCGCAAAAAAAGGCATCAAGGTCCCTTTCATCATCATAACGGGCCACGGAGACGAGAGCCTTGCCGTAGATATGATGAAACTCGGAGCCAAGGACTATATAGTCAAAGGATCGGAACTTGCCGGCATACTCCCGCATGTATTGAACAGGGTGGCATACGAAATAGAGCAGGAGCATAAACTTGTCGAAGCGCAAAAAGCTGCCGCTGAAAAGCAGGCTGAACTGTCAGTCCTGTATAAGGTTTCTTCGGCGCTGAGCCAGACACTGGATATCGAAAAGCTCTTTGATATTATCTTTCATACGATAACCGGGCTTGATATGTTCGATATTCAGGAAAAAGGCGGGATATTCATGATCGACGAGGACAGGATGACGCTCGTTTCACATCTCGGGCATCCCGACTCATTCATTGAATCTCACAAAGGCATGAGAGTAGGCGACTGTCTCTGCGGCATCGCGGCAAAGAGAGGAGAAATACTGGTATCAAAAAACTCTCATCATGACGACAGGCATACCATCCGGTATCCTGAGATAGCGCCTCACGGGCATATAATAATCCCTTTAAAGGCAAGGGGCAGTGTGGTTGGAGTGCTGTATCTTTATATGGATGTTGATTTTGATCTGCCAGATGGCAAATTACGCCTTCTTGATTCTATCGGAAACCAGATAGGCATCTCGATAGATAATGCAAGACTCTACGAAGAGACCAAAAAGTCTTCTCTCCATGACCCGCTTACTGGGCTTGCCAACAGGCGGATGATGCATATAGTCTTCGGCAGGGTCATGGCAGAGGCAAAGAGAACAGAGAAACCGTTCTCAGTAATAATGATAGATATCGACCGCTTTAAGGAATTCAATGACACCAGAGGACACTCCGCAGGCGATAAACTGCTTGAAGAGCTCGCTGACCTGATAATAAAAGAGTCAAGAGAGGTAGATCTTGTGGTGAGGTACGGCGGTGAGGAGTTTCTCATCATCCTCCCTGATACCACCCTTGAAATGGCGCGAGAAGCTGCCGAAAGGATAAGAAAGGCTGTTGAGTCACGAACAGAGGTAACGATCAGCCTCGGCGCGGCAGCCTACAGCAAAGAAACAGTGAATGAAGAACACCTCACCAACAAGGCTGATTCCGCGTTATACCTTGCCAAAAGAAACGGCAGGAACAGGGTCGAGGTCAGCAGGTAA
- a CDS encoding response regulator yields the protein MNNQHDGKPIDILLVEDNPGDVRLTQEVLKEAKVRNDLHVVYDGVEALAFLRREGKYKDMPKPDIILLDLNLPKKTGHEVLAEIKSDDNLKRIPVVVLTVSKDEEDVVKSYNLYANCFINKPVDLNQFLNVVKAIENFWLTIVKLPQNGVNEK from the coding sequence ATGAATAATCAGCATGACGGAAAGCCTATTGATATCCTGCTTGTGGAGGACAATCCGGGCGATGTGAGATTAACGCAGGAGGTTTTGAAAGAGGCGAAGGTCAGAAATGACCTGCACGTTGTCTATGACGGCGTTGAGGCTTTGGCATTTCTCCGCCGTGAGGGCAAATATAAAGATATGCCGAAGCCTGACATAATACTCCTCGACCTGAACCTGCCGAAGAAGACAGGGCACGAGGTTCTGGCGGAGATCAAGTCTGATGATAACTTAAAGCGCATTCCCGTAGTGGTGCTTACGGTATCAAAGGACGAGGAAGATGTAGTCAAGAGCTATAACCTTTACGCTAACTGTTTCATAAACAAACCTGTTGACCTGAACCAGTTCCTGAATGTCGTAAAGGCGATAGAGAATTTCTGGCTCACGATAGTGAAACTGCCGCAGAACGGCGTTAATGAGAAATGA
- a CDS encoding response regulator has translation MKNDAIILIAEDDEGHAGLLTKNFRRAGVRNKTILFNDGEEILNFLFGKGKGTHVHPGSSYVLILDIRMPKISGIEVLRLLKSDEKLGVIPVIMFTTTFDPATVKKCHDLGCSKYLIKPTEYDKFVETIKQLGILITAMEVPVVNE, from the coding sequence ATGAAGAATGACGCGATAATCCTGATAGCTGAAGACGATGAAGGGCACGCCGGGCTCCTGACCAAGAACTTCAGGCGCGCCGGTGTAAGGAACAAGACCATCCTCTTTAATGACGGGGAGGAGATCCTTAACTTTTTATTTGGCAAAGGCAAAGGCACTCATGTGCACCCGGGGTCTTCTTACGTTCTTATCCTTGATATAAGAATGCCCAAGATCAGCGGTATCGAAGTATTAAGGCTGCTTAAAAGCGATGAAAAGCTCGGAGTGATCCCTGTGATAATGTTCACCACAACATTTGACCCGGCTACGGTGAAGAAGTGCCATGACCTCGGCTGCTCAAAGTACCTGATAAAGCCGACTGAATATGACAAGTTCGTTGAGACGATAAAACAGTTAGGGATACTCATAACCGCAATGGAGGTGCCTGTTGTAAATGAGTAA
- a CDS encoding PAS domain S-box protein: MLKILLIEDNPGDARLIEEMLKESGHEFKLECVTSLSSGIDEVRLDGFNVILLDLGLPDSQGLGTLTRLSQTMPEAPIIVLTGLADEETGSLAVKGGAQDYLIKGQIDHNLLSRSIAYAIERTKVEAEREQYFKFFQTSSDLMCMADPNGAFIKTNPAFSEALGYSGAELVSRPFIEFVHPDDKQSTLDEMAGQLQRGFTLNFENRYICKDGSLIWLSWKAIYNKKEKITYATARDITLNKWAEEALRESEERFKLIFESSTDGILLAGIKEKKFSTGNKKICEMLGYTLDEIKNIGVMDIHPEADLPYVIDKFERQAKEEFSLITDIPVKRKDGSIFYADINSFPIKLGGKDYLAGSFRDITGRKRLEEAVKVQTKRFETFFTNSITPLAFLDKDFNFIRVNKAYADATQRDISEFPGRNHFELYPSDAKAIFEEVVRTKTAFQTFARPFIFTDHPEWGVTYWDWTLVPTLDNNGEVEFLAFSLVDVTEQKKAEQERERLNKELEQILYAASHDLKTPLVNINGYTGEVKKSIENIIGLAERGVVSSEIRKEITSLAMELPEWFAFISSSVSRMDRLLNGLLQFSRSGSVDLKMEEIDMNTLINEIAGNLNYRLKEAGASLEVAGLPGCGGDREQINRIFSNLMENAVKYLDPSRKGEIKVTGHIKDNLSVYCVEDNGIGIAAEHQKQIFHIFHQLDPSITGEGLGLAIVQRMVERHGGKIWLESEKGKGCRFCVALPRKQ; this comes from the coding sequence ATGCTCAAAATATTACTCATCGAGGACAATCCCGGAGACGCGCGCCTCATTGAGGAGATGCTGAAGGAGTCAGGCCATGAGTTTAAGCTGGAGTGTGTAACATCTTTATCATCCGGCATTGACGAGGTCAGGCTGGACGGGTTCAATGTGATCCTTCTGGATCTCGGGCTTCCCGACAGCCAGGGGCTTGGCACTCTCACCAGGCTGAGCCAGACCATGCCTGAAGCGCCGATTATCGTGCTTACCGGCCTTGCTGATGAAGAGACAGGGAGCCTGGCGGTTAAAGGAGGCGCTCAGGATTATCTTATCAAGGGCCAGATCGACCATAACCTGCTTTCAAGGTCAATAGCATATGCCATTGAAAGGACGAAGGTGGAAGCGGAAAGAGAACAGTATTTTAAATTCTTCCAGACATCTTCCGACCTGATGTGCATGGCTGATCCGAATGGCGCATTTATAAAGACGAACCCCGCCTTCTCAGAGGCGCTCGGGTATTCCGGGGCTGAGCTTGTGTCAAGGCCGTTCATCGAATTTGTTCATCCTGATGACAAACAGTCAACACTTGATGAAATGGCAGGGCAGCTTCAGAGAGGATTCACTCTGAATTTTGAAAACCGCTACATATGCAAAGATGGCTCTTTAATATGGCTGTCCTGGAAGGCTATCTATAATAAAAAAGAAAAAATCACGTATGCCACAGCGCGCGACATCACATTGAACAAGTGGGCCGAAGAGGCTCTTAGAGAATCGGAAGAAAGGTTCAAGCTCATCTTTGAAAGCTCAACCGACGGAATCCTGCTTGCCGGCATCAAAGAGAAGAAGTTTTCCACAGGCAATAAAAAGATATGCGAAATGCTTGGTTACACGCTGGACGAGATCAAAAATATCGGGGTCATGGACATACACCCTGAGGCAGACCTGCCTTATGTTATTGACAAGTTTGAGAGGCAGGCAAAAGAAGAATTCTCCCTGATAACGGACATCCCTGTAAAAAGAAAGGACGGGAGCATTTTTTATGCCGATATAAATTCATTCCCGATAAAACTGGGCGGCAAAGACTATCTGGCAGGGTCATTCAGAGATATTACCGGGCGCAAGCGCCTTGAAGAGGCTGTTAAAGTTCAGACAAAGCGGTTCGAAACATTTTTTACCAACTCGATAACCCCGCTGGCATTTCTTGACAAAGACTTTAATTTTATCCGTGTCAATAAGGCGTATGCGGACGCAACTCAAAGAGATATATCCGAATTTCCGGGACGAAACCATTTCGAACTTTACCCGTCGGACGCAAAGGCGATATTTGAAGAGGTTGTCAGGACGAAGACGGCATTTCAGACATTTGCCCGTCCATTTATCTTTACCGATCATCCTGAGTGGGGAGTCACATACTGGGACTGGACACTTGTGCCCACGCTGGACAATAACGGGGAGGTTGAATTCCTCGCGTTCTCTCTTGTTGACGTAACCGAACAGAAGAAGGCGGAGCAGGAGCGCGAGCGCCTTAACAAAGAGCTTGAGCAGATATTGTATGCCGCATCGCATGACCTGAAGACCCCTCTTGTCAACATCAACGGCTACACCGGTGAAGTGAAAAAATCCATAGAGAACATAATAGGCCTGGCAGAGAGAGGGGTTGTATCTTCAGAGATCAGGAAAGAGATAACTTCACTCGCGATGGAACTTCCCGAGTGGTTCGCATTCATTAGCTCGAGCGTTTCACGGATGGACAGGCTGCTGAACGGGCTGTTGCAGTTTTCGCGTTCAGGCAGTGTTGATCTGAAGATGGAAGAGATAGATATGAATACGCTGATAAATGAGATCGCGGGCAACCTTAATTACAGGCTGAAAGAGGCGGGCGCAAGCCTTGAAGTCGCAGGCCTGCCGGGCTGCGGCGGAGACAGGGAGCAGATAAACCGCATCTTCTCAAACCTTATGGAGAACGCGGTCAAGTATCTTGACCCTTCGCGCAAAGGCGAGATAAAGGTTACCGGACACATAAAAGATAACCTCTCTGTTTATTGCGTAGAGGACAACGGCATCGGCATTGCCGCTGAACACCAGAAGCAGATATTCCACATATTCCATCAGCTTGACCCTTCGATCACAGGCGAAGGGCTGGGGCTTGCGATAGTGCAGAGGATGGTGGAGAGGCACGGCGGAAAGATATGGCTTGAGTCTGAAAAAGGCAAAGGGTGCAGGTTCTGTGTGGCGCTGCCGCGGAAACAGTGA